A region of Etheostoma cragini isolate CJK2018 chromosome 2, CSU_Ecrag_1.0, whole genome shotgun sequence DNA encodes the following proteins:
- the LOC117956573 gene encoding ADP-ribosylation factor-binding protein GGA2-like yields MATSDKQATLDSLLDQATDPNNQEDRWDCIQGFYQLVNQETDGPQVAIRLLAHKIQSPQEKQALQALTVLEACMNNCGKSFHSEVAKFRFLNELIKLLTPKYFGAWTPQKVKDRVTEVLYGWTLWLKEEPKIQEAYRMLKKQGIVKKDPKLPDTVIMAPPTQRTTESVFDQEDKAKLLARLLKSARPEDLEAANRLIKSTIKEEQDKAEKVSKRESTLEEVQRSIKQLRELLHQHTITGNALQPSDDLKALYERCDRLRPSLFRLASDTMDDDVALTQILAANDELTLVVNSYKDRVGKRECNGERERSQSKDNKSNVPESPREIKSYHLIDLSALDSPQTHRKNADSPPALESFSPMFSSLLESTFHSVADQDLNELELDHLVSKRTQETSRSYYEELLQLNGEAQMKKNAEQNGGRGVVLKARGCGGSRTTSNGTNIWSLPYHHQFTESGSTSQSQEQLTEVSGSPVKLEESLFTPQLLKNIFVPMETIKPSHLEPITLYDQGGIRVSLHFAKDSPPGYPGVAVVVISTVNTSALDVKDFLFQAAVPKTMLVKLQPASVTHLPPYTPLLPPPAVSQVLLLVNPHKRKVRLRYKLTLTHGDQKLNETGEIDNFPDWTTLMCC; encoded by the exons ATGGCGACCAGTGACAAGCAGGCAACTCTAGACTCGTTGCTCG ACCAGGCCACAGACCCAAACAATCAGGAGGACAGATGGGACTGCATCCAGGGCTTCTACCAGCTGGTCAACCAAGAGACTGATGG cCCACAGGTAGCCATTCGCCTTCTTGCCCATAAAATCCAGTCGCCACAGGAGAAACAGGCTCTGCAGGCTCTCACT GTTCTCGAGGCATGTATGAACAACTGTGGAAAGAGTTTCCACAGCGAGGTGGCCAAGTTTCGCTTTCTCAATGAGCTCATCAAACTTTTAACACCAAAG TACTTTGGTGCGTGGACGCCACAGAAGGTTAAGGACCGAGTGACGGAGGTCCTCTACGGCTGGACTCTTTGGCTTAAAGAAGAACCTAAGATTCAGGAAGCTTACCGCATGCTCAAGAAACAAG gtATTGTAAAGAAAGATCCCAAGCTACCAGACACAGTTATAATGGCACCTCCAACGCAAAGAACCACAGAATCTGTTTTTGACCAGGAGGACAAGGccaag CTTTTAGCCAGATTATTAAAGAGTGCTCGCCCTGAAGACCTGGAAGCTGCCAATAGACTCATTAAAAGCACCATCAAAGAG gagCAGGATAAGGCAGAGAAAGTGTCAAAGCGTGAATCTACTTTGGAGGAAGTACAACGCAGCATCAAACAGCTCAGAGAACTGCTGCACCAGCACACCATCACTGGAAACGCGTTACAGCCCAGTGATGACTTAAAG GCCCTGTATGAGCGCTGTGATAGGCTGAGGCCCAGCTTGTTCCGCCTGGCCAGCGACACGATGGACGACGACGTGGCTCTGACACAGATCCTGGCGGCTAACGACGAGCTAACGCTTGTGGTAAACTCCTACAAAGACCGAGTGGGGAAGAGAGAGTGTAACggagaaagggaaagaagtCAAAGCAAAGATAATAAAAGTAATG TTCCAGAGAGTCCCAGAGAGATTAAAAGCTACCACCTCATCGACCTGTCGGCACTGGACTCTCCACAGACGCACCGAAAAAATGCTGATTCTCCACCAGCCCTTGAATCCTTTTCAcccatgttttcctctcttctgGAAAGTACCTTCCACTCAGTGGCTGACCAGGACTTAAATGAATTAG AGTTAGATCATCTGGTCTCAAAACGGACTCAAGAGACTTCAAGGTCCTATTATGAAGAACTGCTGCAG CTTAATGGAGAGGCTCAGATGAAGAAGAATGCTGAGCAGAATGGAGGGAGAGGTGTTGTGTTGAAAGCCCGGGGATGTGGAGGGAGCAGGACTACATCAAATGGGACTAACATCTG GTCGCTTCCTTACCATCATCAGTTCACAGAGTCGGGATCAACGTCCCAGTCGCAGGAACAACTCACTGAAGTGTCAGGATCTCCAGTGAAATTAGAGGAGAGCTTGTTTACCCCACAACTCCTGAAAAACATCTTTGTTCCAATGGAGACCATCAAACCCA GTCATCTTGAGCCGATCACTTTGTACGATCAGGGTGGCATCCGAGTATCCCTCCATTTTGCCAAAGACTCCCCACCTGGTTATCCAGGTGTCGCTGTGGTCGTCATCTCCACAGTTAACACATCTGCCCTCGATGTGAAAGATTTCCTGTTTCAAGCTGCTGTTCCAAAG ACCATGTTGGTGAAACTTCAGCCTGCCTCAGTGACACACCTACCTCCTTACACCCCTCTCCTGCCTCCGCCCGCCGTCTCCCAGGTCCTCCTGTTGGTTAATCCTCACAAG CGAAAGGTGCGTCTGCGCTACAAGTTGACACTGACACATGGAGACCAAAAGCTGAACGAGACCGGAGAGATTGACAACTTTCCTGACTGGACCACTTTGATGtgctgctaa